A genomic window from Coccinella septempunctata chromosome 9, icCocSept1.1, whole genome shotgun sequence includes:
- the LOC123320099 gene encoding toll-like receptor 3, whose protein sequence is MYSHALHYMIFFFFIHSTSSFFNDQRNIEDSTLTVPGQTCQSLKATYNLSLSYSFLKEKCTEIENKKSMKIQIGFDGIDENLFGSLKNMEILQVTSLNFTKIYFRTFNLRTIDLSHNEMKRIELIVYKNLKNLDLSYNKLSSIKLTPVEKEKSVLEILNISHNEIRKFDTISYFRNIKYLDLSWNKLEKLPKLPTKELRFLNLSFNELSYLSHSDLSSLKNLEYLDISYNNIRSLDGVLKTTLKNLKILDLRRCETNGLDYNELLRNYPSLEEVKTTNKTLECRVDLNDTKKTQPDSNNTCFSVSNSTKTCCCTMKKNIIKRSVPNSHFHATINNKKMTHNISGVASTTNSTATSEITLKDFFGKLHHLNVENVRTFLNVTLNKIDSSVSQLQNRYTNIINKIDSDMFLVNSKLDELNETFNDMLLEISNLDSGNGFNASQNTINPSSSFIDQNYEDIIYLLKLCLVLLLISVSLNIFRIVMRIRRSRMSKKYRMNLLNLESVEHH, encoded by the coding sequence ATGTACAGTCATGCTCTACACTATAtgattttcttcttcttcatacATTCCACATCCTCTTTCTTCAACGATCAAAGAAACATAGAAGACTCAACATTAACAGTTCCTGGACAAACATGCCAGTCTTTGAAAGCTACGTACAACTTAAGTTTGAGTTACTCATTTCTAAAGGAGAAATGCACTGAAATCGAAAACAAGAAAAGCATGAAAATCCAGATAGGCTTCGATGGAATCGATGAAAATCTGTTTGgaagcttgaaaaatatggaaattctTCAGGTAACTTCCCTAAACTTCACCAAAATATACTTTAGAACTTTCAACTTGAGAACCATTGATTTATCGCATAATGAGATGAAGAGAATTGAACTGATAGTGTATAAGAATCTCAAAAATCTAGATTTATCCTATAACAAATTATCAAGCATCAAGTTAACTCCAGTGGAGAAGGAAAAGTCTGTACTAGAGatcttgaatatttctcataacGAAATAAGAAAATTTGACACAATTTCGTATTTCCGAAACATAAAATACCTAGATTTGAGCTGGAATAAGTTGGAAAAATTACCGAAACTCCCAACGAAAGAATTACGTTTCCTCAATTTATCTTTCAATGAGCTGTCATATCTGTCTCATAGTGATTTAAGTTCCTTGAAGAATCTTGAGTATCTTGATATATCTTACAATAATATCAGAAGTTTGGACGGAGTTCTGAAAACAAcgttgaagaatttgaaaattttggatttGAGAAGGTGTGAAACAAATGGTTTAGATTATAACGAATTGTTGAGGAATTACCCCAGTTTGGAAGAAGTGAAAACTACAAATAAAACCTTGGAATGTAGGGTGGATTTGAATGATACCAAAAAGACTCAACCCGACTCGAATAATACATGTTTCAGTGtttcaaattcaacaaaaacATGTTGTTGTACGATGAAAAAGAATATAATAAAACGTTCTGTACCTAATTCGCATTTCCACGCAACGataaacaacaagaaaatgaCCCATAACATCTCTGGGGTTGCATCAACCACCAACTCTACCGCAACCAGCGAAATAACCCTCAAAGACTTCTTCGGTAAACTGCATCATCTCAATGTCGAAAATGTGAGGACCTTCCTCAACGTCACACTCAACAAAATCGATTCAAGCGTTTCGCAGTTACAAAACAGATACACCAATATAATAAACAAAATCGATTCCGACATGTTTTTGGTGAATTCTAAGCTCGATGAACTGAACGAAACTTTCAACGATATGCTGTTggaaatttcgaatttggaCTCAGGAAACGGTTTTAACGCATCACAGAACACCATAAATCCTTCCTCATCGTTCATAGATCAAAATTACGAAGACATCATTTATCTCTTGAAACTCTGTTTGGTCCTCCTCTTGATCTCAGTTTCCTTAAACATCTTCAGGATTGTGATGAGGATAAGAAGATCTAGAATGTCGAAGAAATATAGAATGAACCTGCTCAATTTGGAATCGGTTGAACACCACTGA